From a region of the Oryza sativa Japonica Group chromosome 6, ASM3414082v1 genome:
- the LOC4340380 gene encoding pectinesterase translates to MAAISPRLVVFVAVLLLLLLATATTTQCHRHGKRHRHHAVAAKGAAAAAATPGVTDVHAVCRTTPHQDSCLASTAAHLDAVSAEVVAAASAISVQLLPPNILSVALASLRGALAAVSSLSPALSSALSPPSSGASPLRRGAAQDCLELHAATLASLSRSASLLASPGEGLPAVRAHLAAALANKATCLDGLDGAAPSSGLLASLDDAYAHVTNSLSLVAGRRGGGGSAASFAAAVANIIHHNRRLLDDDDNDDYNGGNDDDDNSNNSGENTVVITVAKDGSGNYRTVGEAVAAAPNNSAARTVIRVRAGTYEENVEVPPYKTNIALVGDGRGATVITGSRSAADGWTTFRSATFGVSGEGFMARDVTFRNTAGAAKGQAVALRVSADMAAAYRCGVEGHQDSLYAHSFRQFYRECAVSGTVDLVFGDAAAVLQACELVAGAPVAGQSNVLTAQARGDPNEDTGFSVHNCTVVASPELLASGVSTRTFLGRPWRPYARAVVMDSYLGPLVDRAGWVEWPGAEPGRAETVYFGEYGNGGPGAAMDGRVGWAGFHDMGYDEAAQFSVDNLISGDQWLAATSFPYDDDV, encoded by the exons ATGGCGGCGATCTCGCCACGTCTGGTTGtgttcgtcgccgtcctcctcctcctcctcctcgccacggCGACCACCACGCAATGCCACCGTCACGGCAAGCGACACCGccaccacgccgtcgccgccaagggcgccgcggcggcggcggccacgccggGGGTGACAGACGTCCATGCCGTCTGCCGCACGACGCCGCACCAGGACTCCTGCCTCGCGTCGACGGCCGCGCACCTCGACGCCGTCTCCGCggaggtggtggcagcggcgtcGGCCATCTCGGTGCAGCTGCTCCCGCCGAACATCCTGTCCGTCGCGCTCGCGTCGCTCCggggcgcgctcgccgccgtgtcGTCGCTCTCCCCGGCGCTCTCCTCCGcgctctcgccgccgtcgtcgggcgCGTCCCCgctccggcgcggcgcggcgcaggaCTGCCTCGAGCTCCAcgccgccacgctcgcctcCCTGTCGCGGTCCGCCTCGCTGCTCGCGTCCCCCGGCGAGGGCCTCCCCGCCGTGCGCGCCCAcctcgcggcggcgctcgccaaCAAGGCCACCTgcctcgacgggctcgacggcgccgcgccgtcgtccggCCTCCTCGCGTCCCTCGACGACGCCTACGCCCACGTCACCAACTCCCTctccctcgtcgccggccgccgcggcgggggcggatcggcggcgagcttcgccgccgccgtcgccaacaTCATCCACCacaaccgccgcctcctcgacgacgacgacaacgacgactaCAACGGcgggaacgacgacgacgacaacagcAACAACTCCGGCGAGAACACGGTGGTGATCACGGTGGCGAAGGACGGGAGCGGGAACTACCGGACggtgggggaggcggtggcggcggcgccgaacaACAGCGCGGCGAGGACGGTGATCCGAGTGAGGGCCGGGACGTACGAGGAGAACGTGGAGGTGCCACCGTACAAGACGAACATCgccctcgtcggcgacggccgcggcgccACCGTCATCACCGGCAGCCGCAGCGCCGCCGACGGCTGGACCACCTTCCGCTCCGCCACCTTCG GGGTGTCAGGCGAAGGGTTCATGGCTCGGGACGTGACGTTCCGGaacacggcgggggcggcgaagGGGCAGGCGGTGGCGCTGCGGGTGAGCgcggacatggcggcggcgtaCCGGTGCGGCGTCGAGGGCCACCAGGACTCTCTCTACGCGCACTCGTTCCGCCAGTTCTACCGCGAGTGCGCCGTCTCCGGCACCGTCGACCTCGTcttcggcgacgccgccgccgtcctccaggcgtgcgagctcgtcgccggcgcccccGTCGCCGGCCAGTCCAACGTCCTCACGGCGCAGGCGCGCGGCGACCCCAACGAGGACACGGGCTTCTCCGTGCACAACTGCACGGTGGTCGCCTCGCCGGAGCTCCTCGCCAGCGGCGTCAGCACGCGCACCTTCCTGGGCCGGCCGTGGCGGCCCtacgcccgcgccgtcgtcatgGACTCCTACCTCGGCCCGCTCGTCGACCGGGCCGGCTGGGTCGAGTGGCCCGGCGCCGAGCCCGGCCGCGCCGAGACGGTGTACTTCGGTGAGTATGGGAATGGCGGGCCGGGCGCCGCCATGGACGGCCGCGTCGGATGGGCCGGGTTCCATGATATGGGCTACGACGAGGCGGCCCAGTTCTCCGTCGACAACCTCATCTCCGGCGACCAGTggctcgccgccacctccttcccctacgacgacgacgtctaA
- the LOC4340381 gene encoding uncharacterized protein produces the protein MAARSSLHPSSMASIPRLIGTRKAALRFRAPAHGGTSSSQLSIAAATANKKVFEDQLRGIVCYRDDKGEMVCEGYDEGPRLGMRLPEKACFPWPMEVQITDFIELATFRVFEDADVLQIKNDQKRQI, from the exons ATGGCAGCCAGGAGCTCCCTCCATCCTTCCTCCATGGCCAGCATCCCAAGATTAATTGGCACCAGGAAGGCAGCCCTAAGGTTCAGAGCTCCTGCCCATGGCGGCACCAGCTCATCACAGCTTTCCATCGCTGCAGCAACTGCTAACAAGAAG GTGTTTGAGGACCAGTTGAGAGGGATTGTGTGCTACAGAGATGACAAGGGAGAGATGGTCTGTGAAGGGTATGATGAAGGTCCAAGGCTCGGAATGCGGCTGCCGGAGAAGGCCTGCTTCCCATG GCCTATGGAGGTTCAGATCACTGATTTCATTGAGCTGGCGACGTTCCGGGTCTTCGAAGATGCCGATGTTCTTCAGATCAAGAATGATCAGAAGAGGCAGATCTGA
- the LOC4340382 gene encoding transcription factor SPATULA isoform X1 gives MDYSAGSYMWPGNSGSENYNFVDGSSESYAEEGSLPPSGYFMGAGSDRSLKITENERNPTMLANGCLPYNTQAHPLSGQILPKGELPNNLLDLQQLQNSSNLRSNSIPPGVLQCNSTSGTFDAKLDTPGLAELPHALSSSIDSNGSDISAFLADVHAVSSAPTLCSAFQNVSSFMEPVNLDAFGFQGAQNVAMLNKTSLPNGNPSLFDNAAIASLHDSKEFLNGGSIPSFGTVLQALGAGGLKAAQQEQNIRNIPLPTFTSGSHLAVTDAQGPPLPSKIPPLIHDHNSEYPINHSSDVEPQANSAPGNSANAKPRTRARRGQATDPHSIAERLRREKISERMKNLQVLVPNSNKADKASMLDEIIDYVKFLQLQVKVLSMSRLGAPGAVLPLLRESQTECHSNPSLSASTISQGPPDMPDSEDSSAFEQEVVKLMETSIISAMQYLQNKGLCLMPIALASAISNQKGMAAAAAIPPEK, from the exons ATGGACTACTCTGCTGGTTCCTACATGTGGCCTGGCAATTCAGGTTCTGAGAACTATAATTTTGTTGACGGTTCGTCGGAATCATATGCAGAAGAAGGAAGCCTACCACCTTCAGGCTATTTCATGGGAGCTGGATCAGATCGCAGTTTAAAGATCACGGAGAATGAAAGGAACCCCACTATGCTTGCAAATGGATGCTTGCCATACAACACCCAGGCTCATCCATTATCTGGCCAGATTCTACCTAAGGGTGAGCTCCCTAACAATCTTCTGGATCTTCAACAGCTACAGAACAGCAGCAATCTGCGAAGCAATTCAATTCCCCCAGGGGTTCTTCAGTGCAATTCAACATCTGGAACATTTGATGCGAAATTGGATACACCTGGTCTTGCAGAACTGCCTCATGCTTTGTCCAGTTCAATTGATAGCAATGGTAGTGACATTTCTGCTTTTCTTGCTGATGTGCATGCCGTTTCTTCAGCCCCGACGTTGTGTTCAGCATTCCAAAACGTTTCCTCCTTCATGGAACCAGTAAATCTAGATGCTTTCGGTTTCCAAGGGGCACAAAATGTTGCTATGTTGAACAAAACAAGTCTTCCAAATGGGAATCCCTCGCTGTTTGATAATGCTGCCATAGCATCACTACAT GATAGCAAAGAGTTTCTCAATGGTGGTTCCATCCCTTCGTTTGGTACTGTCCTGCAGGCACTAGGAGCGGGTGGTTTGAAGGCTGCTCAACAG GAGCAAAATATCCGGAATATACCTCTCCCTACATTCACATCTGGTAGTCATTTGGCAGTTACTGATGCACAAGGGCCACCACTTCCTTCAAAG ATACCACCATTGATCCATGACCATAATAGTGAGTACCCTATTAACCATTCTTCTGATGTGGAACCCCAAGCAAATTCAGCTCCTGGAAATAGTGCCAATGCGAAGCCACGTACAAGGGCTCGCCGTGGACAGGCAACTGATCCTCACAGTATTGCTGAACGG CTTCGCCGAGAGAAAATTTCAGAAAGGATGAAAAATCTCCAAGTCCTTGTCCCAAACTCCAATAAG GCAGATAAGGCATCAATGCTTGATGAAATAATTGATTATGTGAAATTTCTTCAGCTTCAGGTCAAG GTATTGAGCATGAGCAGGCTAGGAGCTCCTGGAGCAGTTCTTCCCCTTCTTAGGGAATCTCAAACCGAG TGCCATAGTAATCCATCTCTATCAGCTTCAACCATTTCACAAGGGCCACCAGACATGCCAGACTCAGAAGACAGCTCTGCCTTTGAGCAAGAGGTAGTGAAGCTGATGGAAACGAGCATCATCAGCGCGATGCAGTATCTTCAGAACAAGGGTCTCTGCCTGATGCCCATTGCTCTCGCTTCGGCCATATCCAACCAGAAAGgcatggctgctgctgctgcaatccctcctgaaaaatga
- the LOC4340382 gene encoding transcription factor LRL3 isoform X2: MDYSAGSYMWPGNSGSENYNFVDGSSESYAEEGSLPPSGYFMGAGSDRSLKITENERNPTMLANGCLPYNTQAHPLSGQILPKAPTLCSAFQNVSSFMEPVNLDAFGFQGAQNVAMLNKTSLPNGNPSLFDNAAIASLHDSKEFLNGGSIPSFGTVLQALGAGGLKAAQQEQNIRNIPLPTFTSGSHLAVTDAQGPPLPSKIPPLIHDHNSEYPINHSSDVEPQANSAPGNSANAKPRTRARRGQATDPHSIAERLRREKISERMKNLQVLVPNSNKADKASMLDEIIDYVKFLQLQVKVLSMSRLGAPGAVLPLLRESQTECHSNPSLSASTISQGPPDMPDSEDSSAFEQEVVKLMETSIISAMQYLQNKGLCLMPIALASAISNQKGMAAAAAIPPEK, translated from the exons ATGGACTACTCTGCTGGTTCCTACATGTGGCCTGGCAATTCAGGTTCTGAGAACTATAATTTTGTTGACGGTTCGTCGGAATCATATGCAGAAGAAGGAAGCCTACCACCTTCAGGCTATTTCATGGGAGCTGGATCAGATCGCAGTTTAAAGATCACGGAGAATGAAAGGAACCCCACTATGCTTGCAAATGGATGCTTGCCATACAACACCCAGGCTCATCCATTATCTGGCCAGATTCTACCTAAGG CCCCGACGTTGTGTTCAGCATTCCAAAACGTTTCCTCCTTCATGGAACCAGTAAATCTAGATGCTTTCGGTTTCCAAGGGGCACAAAATGTTGCTATGTTGAACAAAACAAGTCTTCCAAATGGGAATCCCTCGCTGTTTGATAATGCTGCCATAGCATCACTACAT GATAGCAAAGAGTTTCTCAATGGTGGTTCCATCCCTTCGTTTGGTACTGTCCTGCAGGCACTAGGAGCGGGTGGTTTGAAGGCTGCTCAACAG GAGCAAAATATCCGGAATATACCTCTCCCTACATTCACATCTGGTAGTCATTTGGCAGTTACTGATGCACAAGGGCCACCACTTCCTTCAAAG ATACCACCATTGATCCATGACCATAATAGTGAGTACCCTATTAACCATTCTTCTGATGTGGAACCCCAAGCAAATTCAGCTCCTGGAAATAGTGCCAATGCGAAGCCACGTACAAGGGCTCGCCGTGGACAGGCAACTGATCCTCACAGTATTGCTGAACGG CTTCGCCGAGAGAAAATTTCAGAAAGGATGAAAAATCTCCAAGTCCTTGTCCCAAACTCCAATAAG GCAGATAAGGCATCAATGCTTGATGAAATAATTGATTATGTGAAATTTCTTCAGCTTCAGGTCAAG GTATTGAGCATGAGCAGGCTAGGAGCTCCTGGAGCAGTTCTTCCCCTTCTTAGGGAATCTCAAACCGAG TGCCATAGTAATCCATCTCTATCAGCTTCAACCATTTCACAAGGGCCACCAGACATGCCAGACTCAGAAGACAGCTCTGCCTTTGAGCAAGAGGTAGTGAAGCTGATGGAAACGAGCATCATCAGCGCGATGCAGTATCTTCAGAACAAGGGTCTCTGCCTGATGCCCATTGCTCTCGCTTCGGCCATATCCAACCAGAAAGgcatggctgctgctgctgcaatccctcctgaaaaatga